A genomic region of Amphiura filiformis chromosome 6, Afil_fr2py, whole genome shotgun sequence contains the following coding sequences:
- the LOC140156040 gene encoding solute carrier family 35 member G1-like — translation MMSLGLVLAFLSGCVVATSSLVVKLASGHATVLQATLFRNVIMISVLCVFLTMSGEMGSLFRTPRRTMAWMLVRSVASFLALASVYALNSLIPLGDAAAIAGSAPIFTGLFGFLILKEAWTILHILSAIVCWLGVVLVVYTSGNPAEANESTSTSLYLTTILSTAVPLSIALSLVLSRKLAQRRSVYHNIVVTSFGIICCSLVAMSLTEGVHLPSAATWKYLICAGIGGLLSQFLMTKALSMESAASCALMRNSRVVVGFMFQILIYNQHPTLQSLTGAGIVIATTAVVSILKSNKKSPEKSN, via the exons ATGATGTCACTGGGACTTGTTTTAGCTTTCCTGTCCGGTTGCGTGGTCGCAACAAGTTCGTTAGTTGTGAAACTAGCATCTGGTCATGCTACGGTACTACAGGCAACCTTATTCAGAAATGTCATCATGATAAGTGTACTGTGTGTATTTTTGACCATGTCCGGGGAAATGGGCAGTTTATTTCGGACACCTAGAAGGACGATGGCTTGGATGCTGGTCAGAAGTGTGGCTAGCTTTTTAGCTCTTGCATCGGTGTATGCTTTAAATAGCTTGATTCCATTAG GTGATGCGGCGGCAATAGCGGGTAGTGCACCGATATTTACTGGTTTATTTGGATTTCTAATACTTAAGGAAGCATGGACAATTCTACACATACTAAGTGCCATAGTTTGCTGGTTAGGGGTAGTATTAGTAGTATATACCAGCGGTAACCCGGCCGAGGCGAACGAAAGTACAAGCACGTCTCTGTATCTGACGACTATATTATCGACTGCAGTACCCCTTTCAATAGCATTATCACTTGTACTTTCTAGAAAACTTGCTCAAAGAAGGAGTGTGTATCATAATATCGTTGTTACGTCTTTTGGAATAATATGCTGCTCGCTAGTCGCAATGTCCTTGACGGAAGGGGTACATCTGCCAAGCGCTGCCACATGGAAATATCTTATATGTGCTGGTATTGGAG GACTTCTGAGCCAGTTCCTCATGACCAAAGCACTATCAATGGAGAGCGCCGCATCATGTGCACTTATGCGTAATTCTCGTGTTGTTGTAGGATTCATGTTTCAAATtcttatatacaatcaacatccAACTTTACAGAGTCTGACTGGTGCAGGAATAGTTATTGCAACAACGGCCGTTGTTTCAATACTTAAGTCTAACAAAAAGAGTCCAGAAAAGAGCAACTGA